The following are from one region of the Ruficoccus sp. ZRK36 genome:
- a CDS encoding YceI family protein codes for MRHIKLLTVLALGAVAWLPAQAAQTIFTIDPVHSEVGFKVRHFLNQVPGKFGDFNGEITVNESDMTKSTVNATIEVKSIDTGNAKRNNHLMQDEYFDTAKYGTITFKSTKWVQTGADTYDVTGDLTMLGVTKPVVLKVKYLGQQEGVGPYQGLLINGWEATTEIKRSEWGLDAGAPVVGDDVSIELSIQGHHKIVDTPGPNPTK; via the coding sequence ATGAGACATATCAAACTCCTCACTGTATTGGCACTTGGCGCGGTGGCATGGCTGCCGGCTCAGGCCGCTCAAACGATCTTCACGATCGATCCGGTTCACTCCGAGGTCGGCTTTAAGGTCCGCCACTTCCTTAACCAGGTGCCCGGCAAGTTCGGTGACTTCAACGGTGAAATCACCGTCAATGAAAGTGACATGACCAAGAGCACGGTCAACGCCACGATCGAGGTCAAGAGCATCGATACCGGTAATGCCAAGCGCAACAACCACCTGATGCAGGATGAGTATTTCGACACAGCGAAATACGGCACCATCACCTTTAAGAGCACCAAGTGGGTGCAGACCGGCGCTGACACCTATGATGTCACCGGCGACCTCACCATGCTCGGCGTGACTAAGCCTGTCGTTCTCAAGGTCAAGTACCTCGGCCAGCAGGAAGGCGTCGGCCCCTACCAGGGTCTGCTCATCAACGGCTGGGAAGCCACCACCGAGATCAAGCGCTCCGAGTGGGGCCTTGACGCTGGCGCTCCTGTCGTCGGTGACGATGTCTCCATCGAGCTGAGCATCCAGGGCCACCACAAGATCGTGGACACCCCCGGACCGAACCCCACCAAGTAA
- the queA gene encoding tRNA preQ1(34) S-adenosylmethionine ribosyltransferase-isomerase QueA yields MNTDVFDYPLPPELIAQVPAQQRDESRLMVVNRTTREVTHTVFRELPKHLPTGTRFFRNSASVFKARLRGQRVTGGAVECLLLHPDRDKDRFWCLLKPGKKLQPGSTFSGPGYLAEVLDVKPTGERLVHFSVEGVDKNVIALTDRIGEVPLPPYIERSREADPSLRQLDETRYQTVYADPSHKVAAAAPTAGLHFTPELLATVVRDGARFYDVRLHVGLDTFQPIKAERIEDHLIHREIYEIPPQARQALANKADGPRIAVGTTSLRACEDYTRKAPAGADLSETYVGEADLFVYPPAVCSSAEGLITNFHLPRSTLLCLVSAFLTPGSTDGIKWLKELYAEAIAMEYRFYSYGDAMLILG; encoded by the coding sequence ATGAACACCGACGTATTCGACTATCCGCTGCCCCCGGAACTGATCGCGCAGGTCCCGGCTCAACAGCGGGACGAGTCCCGGCTCATGGTCGTCAATCGCACCACCCGCGAAGTCACGCACACCGTCTTCCGAGAGCTGCCCAAGCACCTGCCGACGGGCACGCGTTTCTTCCGCAACAGCGCATCCGTCTTCAAGGCCCGCCTGCGTGGCCAGCGCGTCACCGGTGGCGCTGTCGAGTGCCTGCTCCTGCACCCCGACCGCGATAAAGACCGCTTCTGGTGCCTGCTCAAGCCCGGTAAAAAGCTCCAGCCCGGCTCCACCTTTTCCGGCCCCGGCTACCTGGCCGAAGTCCTCGACGTGAAGCCTACCGGCGAGCGACTGGTACACTTTTCCGTGGAAGGGGTGGATAAAAACGTCATCGCCCTGACCGACCGCATCGGTGAGGTCCCCCTGCCTCCGTACATTGAGCGCAGCCGCGAGGCCGACCCCTCGCTGCGCCAGCTCGACGAGACACGCTACCAGACCGTTTACGCCGACCCCTCCCACAAGGTCGCAGCTGCCGCCCCCACCGCCGGGCTGCATTTCACCCCGGAGCTGCTGGCCACTGTGGTGCGGGACGGAGCACGCTTCTACGATGTGCGCCTGCATGTCGGGCTCGACACCTTTCAGCCCATCAAGGCCGAGCGCATCGAGGATCACCTCATCCACCGCGAGATTTACGAGATCCCACCTCAGGCCCGGCAGGCCCTCGCCAACAAAGCGGATGGCCCCCGCATAGCTGTCGGCACGACCAGCCTGCGTGCCTGCGAGGACTACACCCGCAAGGCTCCCGCCGGGGCCGACCTGAGCGAGACCTATGTGGGTGAGGCCGACCTCTTCGTCTACCCGCCCGCTGTCTGCTCCAGCGCTGAGGGGCTGATCACAAATTTCCACCTGCCCCGCTCCACCCTGCTGTGTCTGGTCTCGGCTTTCCTGACTCCCGGCAGCACCGACGGGATTAAATGGTTGAAAGAGCTATACGCCGAGGCTATTGCCATGGAGTACAGATTCTACAGTTACGGCGATGCCATGCTCATCCTCGGCTGA
- the rnc gene encoding ribonuclease III: MSDDLHAFQERIGYAFRDTSLLERALTHPSLLADGTSWHNQRMEFLGDSVLALILAEQLFKLFPGEREGHLARARSALAKGQHLADIARDLHLSEVLRLSEQEEKAGGRERNSSLEDALEAVVAAVYLDSDFQTARRTVLPWYGDIRARTERLLREDNPKGRLQELIQGNSPDTTIEYDLVHSEGPDHALTFIMELRVGGKVCGMGQGRSKKDAEENAAREALEAFAQR, translated from the coding sequence ATGTCCGACGATCTCCACGCCTTTCAGGAACGCATCGGGTACGCCTTTCGGGATACCTCGCTGCTGGAGCGTGCGTTGACGCATCCCTCGCTGCTGGCCGACGGCACCAGCTGGCATAACCAGCGCATGGAGTTCCTCGGGGACTCGGTGCTGGCGCTCATTCTGGCCGAGCAATTGTTTAAACTTTTCCCCGGTGAACGCGAGGGGCACCTCGCGAGGGCCCGCTCCGCCCTGGCCAAGGGTCAGCACCTGGCCGACATCGCCCGCGACCTGCATCTGAGCGAAGTCCTCCGCCTGAGCGAGCAGGAGGAAAAGGCCGGTGGCCGAGAGCGCAACTCCAGCCTGGAGGACGCCCTGGAGGCCGTGGTGGCGGCGGTCTATCTCGACAGTGATTTCCAGACCGCCCGGCGCACGGTCCTCCCCTGGTACGGCGACATCCGCGCCCGCACCGAGAGGCTGCTCCGCGAGGACAACCCCAAGGGTCGCCTGCAGGAGCTTATCCAGGGTAACAGCCCCGACACCACGATCGAGTACGACCTCGTCCACAGCGAGGGGCCCGACCATGCCCTCACCTTTATCATGGAGCTGCGCGTGGGCGGTAAGGTCTGCGGCATGGGCCAGGGCCGCTCGAAAAAGGACGCCGAGGAAAACGCCGCCCGCGAAGCCCTTGAGGCATTCGCCCAGCGCTAA
- a CDS encoding ParA family protein: MSCTVFSIANQKGGVGKTTTAINLGWALAERKVPTLLIDLDPQANATSALGFEKTPGSSLYGALHGDGAAEERVIETRQKNLFLIGSEVDLAAIEIELGQQEDYLIRLRDVLKPLRESGKYRAIILDCPPALGMISMNGLAAADYLLVALQCEYLAMEGLGQIMNVVEQLTSAGVNPGLAVGGVVMTMYDKRTNLSRQVVQEVKEHLGDLVFDTCIPRTVRLSEAPSFGQSIFEYERLGAGSHAYKKFAKEFIKRFDLK, translated from the coding sequence ATGAGCTGCACCGTATTTTCTATCGCCAACCAAAAAGGCGGCGTCGGCAAGACCACCACCGCCATCAACCTCGGCTGGGCCCTGGCCGAGCGTAAAGTCCCCACCCTCCTCATCGACCTCGACCCGCAGGCCAATGCCACCAGCGCCCTGGGCTTTGAGAAGACCCCCGGCTCCAGCCTCTACGGTGCCCTGCACGGAGACGGCGCGGCCGAGGAGCGCGTTATCGAGACCCGCCAGAAGAACCTCTTTCTCATCGGCTCCGAGGTGGACCTCGCCGCCATCGAGATCGAGCTGGGCCAGCAGGAGGACTACCTCATCCGCCTGCGCGATGTTTTAAAGCCTCTGCGTGAGTCCGGCAAGTACCGGGCCATCATCCTGGACTGCCCGCCCGCCCTGGGCATGATCTCCATGAACGGCCTCGCCGCTGCCGACTACCTACTGGTCGCGCTCCAGTGCGAGTACCTCGCCATGGAGGGTCTCGGCCAGATCATGAACGTGGTCGAGCAGCTCACCAGCGCGGGCGTCAACCCCGGCCTCGCCGTCGGTGGCGTCGTCATGACCATGTACGATAAGCGCACCAACCTCTCGCGCCAGGTCGTACAGGAGGTCAAGGAGCACCTCGGCGACCTGGTCTTCGACACCTGCATCCCGCGCACCGTCCGCCTCTCCGAGGCCCCCAGCTTTGGCCAGTCGATCTTCGAGTACGAGCGCCTCGGCGCCGGCTCCCACGCCTACAAGAAGTTCGCCAAGGAGTTCATCAAACGCTTCGACCTGAAGTAA
- a CDS encoding sigma-70 family RNA polymerase sigma factor — protein MTGALASPAASHAAEADTDMSLVKQVQAGEVSAYDKLVVKYRERLYAVVYNLTGNREDANDLAQEAFIKAFRSIHLFRGKSSFFTWLYRIAVNNTLTHLKRNRMRRFLSLEKVDEEVHSSDILEKLTARNRSDKPALMHELQEKLNEALQKLSLKHRTVVVLFEIEGLSHQEIAEITKTSEGTVRSRLHYAKQQLQASLKEYLEQ, from the coding sequence ATGACCGGAGCCCTGGCGTCCCCGGCTGCATCCCATGCGGCCGAGGCGGATACCGATATGTCTCTGGTCAAGCAGGTGCAGGCGGGCGAGGTCTCGGCCTACGACAAACTCGTCGTGAAGTACCGGGAGCGTTTATACGCAGTGGTTTACAATCTTACCGGTAATCGGGAAGACGCCAACGACCTGGCACAGGAAGCCTTTATTAAAGCCTTTCGCTCGATCCATCTTTTCCGCGGGAAGTCCTCGTTTTTCACCTGGCTGTACCGGATCGCGGTCAACAATACGCTGACCCACCTCAAGCGTAACCGCATGCGCCGCTTTCTGAGCCTGGAAAAAGTGGACGAAGAAGTTCACAGCTCGGACATCCTGGAGAAGCTGACGGCCCGTAATCGCTCGGATAAACCGGCGCTGATGCACGAGTTACAGGAAAAATTGAACGAAGCGCTCCAGAAATTGTCTCTTAAACATAGGACTGTTGTTGTGCTGTTCGAAATTGAGGGATTAAGCCATCAGGAAATCGCCGAGATCACCAAGACCTCGGAGGGTACTGTACGCTCACGCCTTCACTATGCGAAGCAGCAGCTTCAGGCCAGTTTGAAGGAATATCTGGAACAATAG
- a CDS encoding RNA polymerase sigma factor, with product MSDHAKLNFSELVEEYYTPLYRFAYSLAKNEHEASDLTQQTFVIYAEKGDSLRDAAKVKSWLFTTLYREFLRLRRRSANVTTQENEILEVEAPAVEPGIARTLDGKSAVDALDQVDEAYRTPLTLFYLKELSYKEIASVLDIPIGTVMSRLSRGKAQLKTILLSNRTAS from the coding sequence ATGTCTGATCACGCCAAACTGAATTTCAGCGAGCTGGTGGAGGAGTACTATACTCCTCTGTACCGCTTCGCGTATTCACTGGCGAAAAACGAGCATGAAGCCTCCGACCTCACACAGCAGACTTTCGTTATTTACGCGGAAAAAGGCGACAGCCTCCGGGATGCCGCCAAGGTCAAGTCGTGGCTCTTCACTACCCTCTACCGTGAGTTCCTGCGCCTGCGCCGTCGATCGGCCAATGTCACTACTCAGGAAAACGAAATTCTTGAAGTGGAAGCCCCGGCCGTCGAGCCCGGCATCGCGCGTACTCTCGATGGCAAAAGCGCTGTCGATGCACTCGACCAGGTCGACGAAGCCTACCGCACACCGCTTACCCTCTTTTACCTTAAGGAGCTCAGCTACAAAGAAATTGCCTCGGTCCTGGATATCCCCATCGGGACCGTCATGTCCAGGCTTTCACGGGGTAAGGCTCAACTCAAAACCATCCTCCTGAGTAACCGCACCGCCTCCTGA
- a CDS encoding crossover junction endodeoxyribonuclease RuvC, whose translation MARKSSRNLWTAKLSGKPVPGAKALATPASGVRVAFEGLVLGIDPSLRGSGLALVEFRRGKTPRLLASETVRNRPKLTFPECLGKIAERVSVMLQREPACVALEQTIYVQNFQTAQILGAARGAAIAQAAMRGVPVYEYAPLRIKQAVVGAGRASKEQVASMMKAHLGLLTELPFDESDAAAAACCHAWTWRG comes from the coding sequence ATGGCGCGTAAATCCAGTCGTAACCTGTGGACGGCCAAGCTGTCCGGTAAACCCGTTCCGGGTGCCAAAGCTCTGGCGACGCCTGCATCTGGGGTACGTGTGGCCTTTGAGGGGCTGGTGTTGGGGATCGACCCGAGCCTGCGCGGTAGCGGGCTGGCGCTGGTGGAGTTCCGGCGGGGAAAGACGCCGCGCCTGCTGGCCAGCGAGACCGTCCGCAATCGCCCGAAGCTGACCTTTCCGGAGTGCTTGGGGAAAATCGCGGAGCGGGTCAGTGTGATGCTTCAGCGGGAGCCCGCCTGTGTGGCCCTGGAACAGACGATCTATGTGCAGAATTTTCAGACCGCGCAGATCCTCGGAGCTGCCCGTGGAGCGGCCATCGCTCAGGCGGCCATGCGGGGTGTACCGGTTTATGAATACGCGCCGCTACGGATCAAGCAGGCTGTGGTCGGCGCGGGGCGTGCCAGTAAGGAGCAGGTCGCCAGTATGATGAAGGCGCATCTTGGCCTCTTGACCGAGCTGCCCTTCGATGAGTCCGACGCTGCGGCTGCCGCCTGCTGCCACGCCTGGACCTGGCGGGGGTAG
- a CDS encoding polyphosphate kinase 2 family protein: protein MKKKSLKPDASLTIKLGESDTVKLKLGDVMVPPGKPISLKKDFDPAFTADYKNEKAAKAKVRANVKRLSKLQDMLYAQDKYSVLIIFQAMDAAGKDGVIKHVMSGVNPQGCQVTSFKTPSSEELDHDYLWRSIKALPRRGEIGIFNRSHYEEVLITKVHPEILERQKLPPSARGEDVYEKRYEQINHFENYLVENGTIILKFFLNLSKKEQARRFLARVENPDKNWKFSDADYAERQHWDAYQEAYETCINRTSTSHAPWFVIPADHKWFTRLAVSEAIVRSLSLLPLAYPTVSAEHKKMITAIGKKLKKEV, encoded by the coding sequence ATGAAGAAGAAATCCCTTAAGCCTGATGCCTCTCTCACCATCAAGCTCGGCGAGAGCGATACTGTGAAACTCAAACTCGGGGATGTGATGGTCCCACCGGGGAAGCCGATCAGCCTGAAGAAGGACTTCGATCCGGCCTTTACCGCCGACTACAAAAACGAAAAGGCGGCCAAGGCCAAGGTGCGGGCGAACGTCAAACGCCTGAGCAAGCTGCAGGATATGCTCTACGCGCAGGACAAGTACAGCGTGCTGATCATCTTTCAGGCCATGGACGCGGCGGGTAAGGACGGGGTCATCAAGCATGTCATGTCCGGCGTCAATCCGCAGGGCTGCCAGGTGACGAGTTTTAAGACCCCTTCGTCCGAGGAACTCGACCACGACTACCTCTGGCGGTCGATAAAGGCGCTGCCTCGCCGGGGCGAAATCGGGATCTTTAACCGCTCACACTACGAGGAGGTGCTGATCACCAAGGTGCACCCGGAGATCCTTGAGCGGCAGAAGCTGCCTCCGTCTGCCCGCGGTGAAGACGTCTACGAGAAGCGCTACGAGCAGATTAACCACTTTGAGAACTATCTGGTCGAGAACGGGACCATCATCCTGAAATTTTTCCTCAACCTGTCGAAAAAGGAGCAGGCCCGTCGCTTTCTGGCGCGAGTGGAGAACCCGGACAAGAACTGGAAGTTCTCCGATGCCGACTATGCCGAGCGCCAGCACTGGGATGCCTATCAGGAGGCGTATGAGACCTGCATCAACAGGACCAGCACCTCGCATGCGCCGTGGTTTGTGATCCCGGCGGACCATAAGTGGTTCACGCGGCTGGCGGTGTCCGAGGCGATCGTACGCTCGCTCTCGCTGCTGCCGCTCGCATACCCGACGGTCAGCGCCGAGCATAAAAAAATGATCACCGCCATCGGCAAAAAACTGAAAAAAGAAGTTTAG
- a CDS encoding M23 family metallopeptidase has protein sequence MIHPLRLIGALVACACALSVSSICAAQSQPVAPIPAYWPTPDGSYFQTGDIMPLLQPTASGRPESGLYGCVRNGGTRFHEGVDLKPIGKDRNGNATDPIYAVMAGRVAYVNRVAGNSSYGRYVVIEHMDLDVAVYTLYAHMADVDSDIQPGIRVEAGQRLGRMGHSAGGYSIPRSRSHLHFEIGLRDSNRFQDFYKYKRYGGKNHHGNYNGMNLTGMSPLIFFEQARTGQLNSMQGLVQAQPVAFTLQISTRDAPDFIARYPALLTRPIPAQGLTGWEVDFTAEGMPIRWTPLTAEDIGTRRDGDISLVNYNEELLKDNCRKTIVIKNGQPTLGSGLKDKLQLIFGFR, from the coding sequence ATGATCCATCCCCTGCGGCTCATTGGCGCGCTTGTTGCCTGTGCATGCGCGCTCTCTGTCTCTTCCATCTGTGCGGCCCAGTCTCAGCCAGTCGCGCCGATCCCGGCATACTGGCCGACACCCGACGGCAGCTATTTTCAGACGGGGGATATCATGCCCCTGCTTCAGCCGACGGCCTCCGGGCGGCCTGAAAGCGGCCTCTATGGCTGCGTGCGCAACGGGGGCACCCGTTTCCACGAGGGCGTGGACCTGAAGCCCATCGGCAAGGACCGCAACGGCAATGCGACGGACCCGATCTACGCGGTGATGGCCGGACGCGTGGCGTATGTGAACCGTGTCGCGGGTAACAGCAGCTACGGGCGCTACGTGGTGATCGAGCATATGGACCTCGATGTGGCTGTCTACACCCTGTATGCCCACATGGCGGATGTAGACTCGGACATCCAGCCCGGTATCCGTGTCGAGGCTGGCCAACGGCTCGGCCGCATGGGGCACTCCGCAGGCGGTTACTCCATCCCTCGCAGCCGCTCGCACCTGCACTTCGAGATCGGGCTGCGCGACTCGAATCGCTTTCAGGACTTTTACAAGTACAAGCGCTATGGCGGTAAAAACCACCACGGCAACTACAACGGGATGAACCTGACCGGGATGAGCCCGCTGATCTTTTTTGAGCAGGCGCGGACCGGGCAGTTGAACAGTATGCAGGGGCTGGTGCAGGCGCAGCCTGTGGCCTTCACGCTGCAGATTTCCACCCGTGATGCCCCGGACTTTATCGCGCGCTATCCGGCGCTGCTGACCCGCCCGATCCCTGCGCAGGGACTGACGGGCTGGGAGGTGGACTTCACCGCCGAGGGCATGCCGATTCGCTGGACGCCCCTGACAGCAGAGGACATCGGGACGCGCCGCGATGGCGATATCTCGCTGGTCAACTACAACGAGGAGCTCTTAAAGGACAACTGCCGTAAGACGATCGTGATTAAAAACGGCCAGCCCACTCTCGGCTCCGGGCTCAAGGACAAGCTCCAGCTCATCTTTGGGTTCCGTTGA